One Chryseobacterium sp. StRB126 genomic region harbors:
- the acs gene encoding acetate--CoA ligase encodes MSKNERDMRNYLIEDLPQYFEDYKKSIKNPKKFWDKVADQNFVWYQRWSKVVKYDMNEAKIEWFKNAKLNITKNCLDRHLSIRGDKTAIIWEPNDPKEEAQHISYNELYTRVNKTANVLKDMGIEKGDRVCIYLPMIPELAVTMLACAKLGAVHSVIFAGFSASAVSSRVNDCEAKMVITSDGSYRGSKVLDLKSIVDEALEKTPTVEKVLVVKRTHNEIKMKEGRDYWLADLYEKASPDFVTVIMDSEDPLFILYTSGSTGKPKGMLHTCAGYMVYTAYTFKNVFNYKENDIYWCTADIGWITGHSYILYGPLLNGATTVIFEGVPTYPEPDRFWEVIEKHKITQFYTAPTAIRSLAKESTEWVDKHDLSSLKVIGSVGEPINDEAWHWFNDHVGKKKCPIVDTWWQTETGGIMISPLPFVTPTKPTYATLPLPGIQPVLMDDKRNEITGNQVTGNLCIRFPWPGIARTIWGDHQRYKETYFTAFPGKYFTGDGALRDEVGYYRITGRVDDVIIVSGHNLGTAPIEDSINQHPAVAESAIVGYPHDIKGNALYGYVTLKETGESRDKENLKKEINQLISDQIGPIAKLDKIQFVSGLPKTRSGKIMRRILRKIAEGDFSNFGDISTLLNPEIVDEIKNERI; translated from the coding sequence ATTTCAAAAAACGAAAGGGATATGAGAAATTACTTAATAGAAGATTTACCACAATATTTTGAAGATTATAAAAAGTCTATCAAAAATCCGAAGAAATTCTGGGACAAGGTAGCCGATCAAAACTTTGTATGGTATCAGAGATGGAGCAAGGTTGTTAAGTACGATATGAATGAAGCTAAAATCGAATGGTTCAAAAATGCCAAGCTTAATATTACCAAAAACTGTCTGGACAGGCATCTTTCCATAAGAGGAGACAAAACAGCCATTATCTGGGAACCAAACGATCCGAAGGAAGAAGCTCAGCATATTTCCTACAACGAATTATATACCCGTGTTAATAAAACAGCCAATGTATTAAAGGATATGGGTATTGAAAAAGGAGACAGAGTCTGCATCTATCTTCCCATGATTCCGGAACTTGCTGTTACCATGCTCGCATGTGCTAAACTGGGAGCAGTTCATTCCGTTATTTTTGCCGGATTCTCTGCATCTGCGGTATCTTCAAGAGTGAATGACTGTGAAGCCAAAATGGTGATTACATCTGATGGAAGTTACAGAGGAAGTAAAGTTCTGGATCTGAAAAGCATTGTTGATGAAGCACTGGAAAAGACTCCAACTGTTGAAAAGGTTCTGGTAGTGAAGAGAACCCACAACGAAATCAAAATGAAAGAAGGCAGAGACTACTGGCTGGCTGATCTATACGAAAAAGCTTCTCCTGATTTCGTAACCGTTATTATGGACTCTGAAGATCCTCTTTTCATTCTTTATACTTCCGGTTCTACAGGAAAACCAAAGGGAATGCTCCATACCTGCGCCGGGTACATGGTGTACACAGCCTATACTTTCAAAAATGTATTTAATTATAAGGAGAATGATATTTATTGGTGTACAGCCGATATTGGCTGGATTACTGGTCACTCCTACATTCTTTACGGCCCCTTGTTGAATGGTGCCACTACTGTCATTTTTGAAGGAGTCCCTACATACCCTGAGCCGGATCGTTTCTGGGAAGTTATTGAAAAGCATAAAATCACTCAGTTCTATACTGCTCCTACTGCCATCCGTTCTTTAGCTAAAGAAAGTACAGAATGGGTAGATAAGCATGACCTGAGCTCTTTGAAGGTAATTGGATCTGTAGGAGAACCTATCAATGATGAAGCATGGCACTGGTTTAACGATCATGTTGGAAAGAAAAAATGTCCAATTGTTGATACCTGGTGGCAAACTGAAACAGGAGGAATTATGATCTCACCACTTCCTTTCGTTACTCCGACCAAACCTACGTATGCCACCCTTCCTTTACCAGGAATACAACCCGTTTTGATGGATGATAAACGTAACGAAATTACAGGAAATCAGGTAACCGGAAACCTATGTATCCGCTTTCCGTGGCCAGGAATCGCTAGAACAATCTGGGGGGATCATCAAAGATATAAAGAAACCTATTTTACAGCTTTCCCTGGAAAATATTTCACAGGAGATGGCGCTCTGAGAGATGAAGTAGGCTACTACAGAATTACAGGCCGTGTAGATGATGTCATCATTGTTTCCGGGCACAATCTAGGAACAGCTCCTATTGAAGATAGCATCAACCAACACCCTGCTGTTGCCGAATCTGCAATTGTAGGCTACCCTCATGATATTAAAGGGAATGCTTTGTATGGCTATGTAACACTTAAAGAAACTGGAGAAAGCCGTGATAAGGAAAATCTTAAAAAGGAAATCAATCAACTGATTTCCGATCAGATCGGGCCTATTGCCAAACTGGATAAGATACAATTCGTTTCAGGACTTCCGAAAACACGTTCCGGTAAGATTATGCGTAGAATCCTTAGAAAAATTGCCGAGGGGGACTTCAGCAATTTCGGGGACATCAGCACATTATTGAACCCGGAAATTGTGGATGAAATTAAAAACGAAAGAATTTAA
- a CDS encoding AMP-binding protein — protein MNTDTLFKQSIEDKEKFWKEHAEAIQWFEFPQKILSKDANDYPQWFADGKLNMCYLCIDKHVEDGFGDQNAIVYDSPVTGQKKIYTFNQAKEEISKLAGGLASLGLKKGDTAVIYMPMIPQTLFAMLACARIGVIHNVVFGGFAPHELVVRIDDCKPKALITATAGVEIAKRIPYLPLVEKAIELAQDKVDNIIVYNRKLVDNQNEMFDGLIDYEELVQKSAPADCTPVESTHPLYLLYTSGTTGKPKGIVRDTGGYATALKFSMKYIYGIEPEETYWAASDFGWAVGHSYSVYGPLINRNTTIVFEGKPIMTPDAGTFWRIISEYKVSVMFTAPTAIRAIKKEDPNGELVKKYNLSNFKKQFLAGERCDVATLDWFAEHIGVPAIDHWWQTESGWPMLGVLTFDENYQIKRASAGKPIPGYDIKIFDENGLELDPHHEGYLVIKLPLPPGAMLGIWKDYDRFENSYLSQYKGYYFSGDGAIQDEDGYIFITGRVDDVINVAGHRLSTSEMEEIVSSHPDVAECAVVGIDDDLKGQIPFATVVLKNGSAITEEEIEKNIIQMVREKIGAVAFLKNVMVVKRLPKTRSGKILRKLIRTLLDGKDFQIPSTIDDEKIIEEIQQKISEYRT, from the coding sequence ATGAATACAGATACTCTATTTAAACAAAGCATAGAAGACAAAGAGAAGTTCTGGAAAGAACATGCCGAAGCAATACAATGGTTTGAATTTCCACAAAAGATCCTTTCAAAAGATGCCAATGATTATCCGCAATGGTTTGCCGATGGAAAACTAAACATGTGTTACCTCTGTATAGACAAACACGTTGAAGACGGTTTTGGAGATCAGAATGCCATTGTTTATGATTCTCCGGTAACAGGTCAGAAGAAAATATACACCTTCAATCAGGCTAAGGAAGAAATATCAAAATTAGCAGGCGGGCTAGCTTCTTTAGGACTAAAAAAGGGTGATACTGCTGTTATTTATATGCCTATGATCCCACAAACCCTTTTTGCCATGCTTGCGTGTGCAAGGATTGGAGTGATTCATAATGTTGTTTTCGGAGGTTTTGCTCCTCATGAGCTTGTGGTAAGGATTGATGACTGCAAACCTAAAGCTTTAATTACAGCTACTGCAGGCGTAGAAATCGCCAAAAGAATCCCTTACCTTCCATTGGTAGAAAAAGCCATTGAACTGGCACAGGATAAAGTAGATAACATCATCGTTTACAACAGAAAATTAGTAGACAACCAAAATGAAATGTTTGACGGCCTTATTGATTATGAAGAGCTGGTTCAAAAATCAGCACCTGCCGACTGCACTCCTGTAGAATCTACTCACCCGCTCTATCTGCTTTACACCTCCGGAACCACAGGAAAACCTAAGGGAATTGTTCGTGATACTGGCGGTTATGCCACTGCATTAAAATTCTCCATGAAATACATATATGGTATTGAACCGGAAGAGACCTATTGGGCTGCATCTGATTTTGGATGGGCTGTTGGACACAGTTATTCTGTTTATGGACCACTCATTAATAGAAATACAACAATCGTCTTCGAAGGAAAGCCTATTATGACGCCTGACGCAGGAACTTTCTGGAGAATCATCTCAGAATATAAGGTTTCGGTTATGTTTACGGCTCCCACAGCCATCAGAGCCATTAAAAAAGAAGACCCTAACGGTGAACTGGTTAAAAAATATAATCTGTCAAACTTCAAAAAGCAATTCCTTGCTGGTGAACGATGTGATGTCGCTACCTTAGACTGGTTTGCAGAACACATTGGAGTTCCCGCTATTGATCACTGGTGGCAGACAGAATCCGGATGGCCAATGCTTGGGGTATTGACTTTTGATGAAAACTACCAGATCAAAAGAGCTTCTGCCGGAAAACCTATTCCGGGATATGACATCAAAATTTTTGATGAAAACGGATTGGAACTCGATCCACACCATGAAGGTTATTTAGTCATAAAGCTTCCTCTTCCACCGGGAGCTATGTTGGGAATCTGGAAGGATTACGACCGCTTTGAAAACAGTTATTTATCACAATATAAAGGATATTATTTTTCCGGTGACGGAGCCATACAGGATGAAGATGGTTATATTTTTATCACAGGAAGAGTGGATGATGTCATCAACGTAGCAGGTCACCGACTTTCCACATCAGAAATGGAAGAGATTGTTTCCTCACATCCTGATGTGGCAGAATGTGCTGTGGTGGGAATTGATGATGATTTAAAAGGCCAGATTCCTTTTGCAACCGTTGTTTTAAAAAATGGTTCTGCTATTACCGAGGAGGAAATTGAAAAAAATATTATCCAAATGGTTCGCGAAAAGATCGGCGCTGTAGCTTTTCTAAAAAACGTAATGGTTGTCAAACGCTTACCTAAAACAAGGTCCGGAAAGATCTTACGAAAGCTCATCAGAACATTATTGGATGGAAAAGATTTTCAGATCCCATCTACGATTGATGATGAAAAAATCATCGAAGAAATCCAGCAAAAGATCAGTGAATATAGGACCTAA
- a CDS encoding response regulator transcription factor produces the protein MKKIIIADDEHKILMSLEYSFKKNGYDVYIARDGTEVLEFLKTMVPDVILLDIMMPNLDGYSTLDLIKQDENLKNTKVIFLSAKNNPRDIEKGLEMGADAYVTKPYSIKKLMQQIEEMF, from the coding sequence ATGAAAAAGATAATCATTGCAGATGACGAACACAAAATATTAATGTCACTGGAATACAGTTTTAAAAAGAACGGTTACGATGTCTACATTGCCCGTGACGGAACTGAAGTTCTGGAATTTTTAAAAACAATGGTTCCTGATGTGATTCTACTTGATATCATGATGCCGAATCTTGATGGATACAGCACATTAGACCTCATTAAACAGGATGAAAATCTGAAAAATACAAAAGTAATCTTTCTGAGTGCAAAAAATAATCCTAGAGATATTGAAAAAGGACTTGAAATGGGAGCTGATGCGTATGTAACAAAGCCTTACTCTATTAAAAAATTGATGCAGCAGATTGAAGAGATGTTTTAG
- a CDS encoding ATP-binding protein, giving the protein MSSFALFFVVLFYLALLFLVAHLAEKKRSKFWINNPYIYALSLAVYCTAWTYYGSIGVAATGGLNYLPIYIGPAMIIPAWIYINTRIVRIARVNKISSLADFISLRYGNSRSMGAIITVVCLLAIVPYIGLQIKAISETFHLVTETPMSKDILTDNATFVVILIALFSSYYGTRYVDASEKRLGIISAIALESFLKLFFIIILGLFVIYYVFDGFHDIYQKASRFEDFKQKNTFNGIEGAMNWMVLCMISATAICILPRQFHTAIVENRQEKHIRTAIWFFPLYLLIFTIFIFPIAWGGRLIFDGEKVNPEFYSILIPQHFDNTLITVLVFLGGLSSCISMIIISAITLSIMLSNNLIIPYGLLGKLKSENEVQNTRSITNIRKFSIFALIIMAFAFYKYFILKTSLDSVGLISFVIIAQLAPAFFGAIFWRRGSYKGAVIGLAAGLAICYFGLIIPQYYFSYNQEFKGVLRDMYNSFDFFTIPYLARIPQIFFWSILVNTGLFTIISVSIKGNYRERNFAELYVDIDKYIQNHENAFIWRGTAYISDIQNILERFLGKNKTEQALRIFNLKYNIDSKTETADSRFIKFSENLLAGRIGTASAKILIEGVTKEDKISLKEVLNILEESKENITLNKKLTEQSEELQKLSDDLRNANENLIVKDRQKDDFLDSVAHELRTPITAIRSAGEILADDDDIPLEIKQEFLNNIITESDRLSEIINDILYLDKLQHGEILLSIQQNNILETYKKALNPLLHLIQQKNIHLSEVNLLNRAIFEYDEARMIQLLQNIWGNALKFTDEQGTIQTKLFEKENQLVITIFNTGKHIPEEDLEMIFDKFYQSKNQNILKPTGSGLGLAISKKIIQAHNGSIKAENSGLGVTFTISLPDRIINEIKNEVEHF; this is encoded by the coding sequence ATGAGTAGTTTTGCATTATTTTTCGTGGTTCTGTTTTATCTGGCTCTTCTGTTCTTAGTTGCCCACCTGGCAGAGAAGAAAAGAAGTAAGTTCTGGATCAACAATCCCTACATATATGCATTGTCACTGGCTGTGTATTGTACCGCATGGACTTACTATGGAAGCATTGGTGTAGCAGCTACAGGCGGATTAAATTATTTACCGATTTATATTGGCCCTGCCATGATTATTCCTGCCTGGATCTACATCAACACCAGAATTGTAAGAATTGCCAGAGTTAATAAAATAAGCAGCCTTGCAGATTTTATCTCATTGCGATACGGAAACAGCCGAAGCATGGGTGCCATTATCACAGTTGTTTGTCTGCTGGCAATTGTACCTTATATTGGATTACAGATTAAAGCAATCTCTGAAACTTTTCATTTGGTAACAGAAACTCCGATGTCAAAGGATATTCTGACCGATAATGCAACATTTGTCGTTATTCTCATTGCTTTATTTTCTTCCTATTATGGAACAAGATATGTAGATGCTTCGGAAAAACGACTGGGAATTATTTCCGCCATTGCGCTGGAGAGCTTTTTAAAACTTTTCTTCATCATTATTCTTGGGCTTTTTGTGATCTATTATGTTTTTGATGGATTCCATGACATCTACCAGAAAGCGAGTCGTTTTGAAGATTTTAAGCAAAAAAATACATTCAATGGTATTGAAGGTGCCATGAACTGGATGGTTTTATGTATGATCTCAGCTACGGCTATCTGCATATTACCCCGACAGTTTCATACAGCAATTGTTGAAAACAGACAGGAAAAGCATATCAGAACAGCCATTTGGTTTTTCCCGCTCTATCTATTGATCTTCACCATATTCATTTTTCCGATTGCATGGGGCGGAAGATTAATTTTTGATGGTGAAAAAGTAAATCCGGAATTCTACTCTATTTTAATTCCGCAACATTTTGATAATACTTTAATCACCGTTTTGGTTTTCCTTGGTGGATTAAGTTCATGTATTTCCATGATTATTATTTCGGCAATTACTTTATCTATTATGCTTTCCAACAACCTTATTATTCCTTATGGTTTGCTTGGAAAACTGAAGTCTGAAAATGAAGTACAAAATACAAGAAGCATCACTAACATTAGAAAATTCAGCATTTTCGCCCTGATTATCATGGCTTTTGCTTTTTATAAATATTTCATTTTGAAAACATCGCTGGATTCTGTAGGTTTAATATCTTTTGTTATTATTGCACAGCTTGCTCCTGCCTTTTTCGGAGCCATATTTTGGAGAAGAGGGAGCTATAAAGGTGCTGTAATTGGACTTGCTGCCGGATTAGCCATCTGTTATTTCGGATTGATTATCCCACAGTATTATTTCTCATATAATCAGGAATTCAAAGGGGTTTTAAGAGATATGTACAACTCTTTCGATTTCTTTACAATTCCTTATCTGGCGAGGATTCCACAGATCTTTTTCTGGTCAATTCTCGTGAATACAGGTTTGTTTACCATTATTTCAGTAAGTATCAAAGGTAATTACCGTGAAAGAAACTTTGCCGAACTGTATGTGGACATCGATAAATACATTCAAAATCACGAAAATGCATTCATCTGGAGAGGAACTGCCTATATTTCAGATATTCAGAATATTCTGGAACGATTTTTAGGGAAGAACAAGACAGAACAGGCTTTGAGAATTTTCAATTTAAAATATAATATTGATTCTAAAACAGAGACCGCTGATTCAAGATTCATTAAGTTCTCGGAAAACCTTCTGGCCGGAAGAATCGGAACTGCTTCCGCTAAAATTTTGATTGAGGGGGTAACTAAAGAGGATAAAATCTCTCTGAAGGAAGTTTTAAATATCCTTGAAGAATCTAAGGAAAACATCACCTTAAACAAAAAGCTAACGGAACAGTCTGAAGAATTACAGAAACTTTCTGATGATCTCAGAAATGCTAATGAAAACCTGATCGTTAAAGACCGTCAAAAAGATGATTTTCTGGATTCTGTTGCCCATGAATTGAGAACTCCGATCACCGCAATCCGTTCTGCCGGAGAAATCCTAGCTGACGACGATGACATTCCCCTTGAGATCAAACAGGAGTTTTTAAATAATATTATCACAGAATCTGACCGGCTAAGTGAAATCATCAACGATATTCTTTACCTTGATAAGCTTCAGCATGGTGAGATCTTATTAAGCATCCAACAAAACAACATTCTTGAAACTTATAAAAAAGCATTAAATCCTCTCCTCCATCTGATACAGCAGAAAAACATCCATTTAAGTGAAGTTAATCTTCTGAATCGGGCTATATTTGAATATGATGAAGCCAGAATGATCCAGCTTCTTCAGAATATATGGGGAAATGCCTTAAAATTTACAGATGAACAGGGAACGATACAGACTAAACTGTTTGAAAAGGAAAATCAATTGGTGATTACCATTTTCAATACAGGGAAACATATTCCTGAAGAAGACCTGGAAATGATCTTTGACAAGTTTTATCAATCCAAAAATCAGAACATTTTAAAACCTACAGGAAGCGGACTTGGACTAGCCATTTCAAAAAAAATAATACAAGCCCATAACGGAAGTATAAAAGCTGAAAACAGCGGTCTCGGAGTAACCTTTACCATCAGCCTTCCCGACAGAATAATAAACGAGATTAAAAATGAAGTTGAACACTTTTAA
- a CDS encoding DUF6814 family protein yields the protein MNGLKKILGILWIAIAVIVGYFGITVMGIPKITSGKQEDLVFGIIILFVLMPIISGGMAIFGYYALKGEYSDEKI from the coding sequence ATGAACGGACTAAAAAAAATATTAGGCATACTCTGGATCGCAATAGCAGTGATCGTAGGATATTTTGGAATTACGGTAATGGGAATTCCCAAAATTACTTCAGGAAAACAGGAAGATCTGGTTTTCGGGATCATCATTCTGTTTGTCCTAATGCCGATTATCTCAGGCGGAATGGCGATTTTTGGTTATTACGCCCTAAAAGGAGAATATTCTGACGAAAAAATATAG
- a CDS encoding MFS transporter, whose product MSENHHESYENMTDKQKNRTIWSVITASSLGTLIEWYDFYIFGSLAIVLATKFFPADNPTAAFLSTLATFAAGFVVRPFGALFFGRLGDIIGRKYTFLVTLLIMGFSTFLIGCIPSYETIGFLAPVLVLILRLLQGLALGGEYGGAATYVAEYAQPHRRGYWTSWIQTTATAGLFISLIVILITKSTLSPEEFDSWGWRVPFWISILMVGVSYIIRKNMKESPLFAKAKSEGKTSKNPLKESFGNKFNFKFVLLALFGAAMGQGVIWYTGQFYAMSFMQKVMNIDSTQVDYLMATALFLGTPFFVFFGWLSDKIGRKAVMMTGMLVAILAYRPIYDSMFKSVGLENKTIASSGITEKRTAKIHKDIATDSLVTFHKETLFTDGTLIKKDSIVHWSPSGPVMKDGKAEEPKVSQSVKVSDNTKWYLVFLVFIQVLFVTMVYGPIAAFLVEMFPVRIRYTSMSLPYHIGNGVFGGLLPAVATYLVTTGKEARHATWYLEGLWYPIGVAAVCLVIGLIYLKNKNNNLHD is encoded by the coding sequence ATGAGCGAAAATCATCACGAAAGCTACGAAAATATGACCGACAAGCAGAAAAACCGCACCATTTGGAGCGTCATCACTGCCTCGTCACTCGGAACACTGATAGAATGGTATGACTTCTATATCTTCGGAAGTTTAGCCATTGTTTTAGCAACCAAATTTTTCCCGGCAGATAATCCGACTGCAGCATTTTTATCTACACTGGCTACTTTTGCAGCTGGATTTGTAGTAAGACCTTTCGGAGCTCTATTCTTCGGAAGACTGGGTGACATTATCGGAAGAAAATATACTTTTCTTGTTACTTTACTGATCATGGGCTTTTCCACCTTTCTGATCGGATGCATTCCAAGTTATGAAACTATTGGATTTCTGGCTCCAGTTCTGGTTTTAATCCTGAGATTATTACAAGGTCTTGCGCTTGGAGGCGAATATGGAGGTGCTGCCACCTATGTTGCAGAATATGCACAACCTCATCGAAGAGGCTACTGGACTTCATGGATACAAACTACCGCCACAGCCGGACTTTTCATTTCACTAATCGTTATTTTAATTACCAAGAGCACGCTTTCTCCTGAAGAATTTGATAGCTGGGGTTGGAGAGTTCCTTTCTGGATTTCAATTCTGATGGTAGGGGTTTCTTATATCATCAGAAAAAATATGAAGGAATCTCCGCTTTTTGCAAAGGCGAAAAGTGAAGGAAAAACTTCTAAAAATCCTTTGAAGGAAAGTTTCGGCAATAAATTCAACTTTAAATTTGTTCTGCTTGCTCTTTTCGGAGCTGCAATGGGACAAGGGGTAATATGGTATACAGGACAGTTTTACGCTATGAGCTTCATGCAGAAAGTAATGAATATCGACTCTACTCAGGTAGATTATTTAATGGCTACTGCATTATTTTTAGGAACTCCTTTCTTTGTATTCTTCGGTTGGTTATCGGATAAAATCGGAAGAAAAGCAGTGATGATGACCGGCATGTTAGTCGCTATTTTAGCCTACAGACCTATTTATGACAGTATGTTTAAAAGTGTCGGTCTCGAAAATAAAACAATAGCTTCCAGCGGAATTACAGAGAAAAGAACCGCTAAAATCCACAAGGATATCGCTACAGACAGCCTTGTTACCTTTCATAAGGAAACTCTTTTCACAGATGGAACTCTCATTAAAAAAGACAGCATCGTTCACTGGTCACCAAGCGGCCCCGTTATGAAGGACGGAAAAGCTGAAGAACCAAAAGTTTCACAATCTGTAAAAGTGAGTGATAATACAAAATGGTATCTGGTTTTCTTGGTATTCATTCAGGTTCTTTTCGTAACAATGGTGTACGGACCAATTGCAGCATTCCTTGTTGAAATGTTCCCGGTGAGAATCCGCTACACATCCATGTCTTTGCCTTATCACATTGGAAATGGTGTATTTGGAGGACTTCTTCCTGCCGTAGCTACTTATCTGGTAACTACCGGAAAAGAAGCCAGACATGCAACATGGTATCTGGAAGGATTATGGTATCCGATCGGAGTGGCTGCAGTCTGTCTGGTTATCGGATTAATTTATCTTAAAAATAAGAACAATAATCTTCACGATTAA
- a CDS encoding terminase gpP N-terminus-related DNA-binding protein codes for MENTCPKCKGNKVVKSGIVNDKQRFHCKICNYYFTVKKLGKQIDDYYVTKALQLYLEGLSFREIERIIGVSHVTISSWIKKYNIIRPPHSEFHPVYKILKQNELIEYIAKEENIKNSGIIITQFADKYMLIKWERFKK; via the coding sequence ATGGAAAATACATGTCCTAAATGCAAGGGTAACAAAGTGGTTAAAAGCGGTATTGTTAACGATAAACAACGGTTTCACTGCAAAATCTGCAACTATTATTTTACAGTTAAAAAATTGGGAAAACAGATTGATGACTATTATGTCACCAAGGCATTACAGCTATACCTTGAAGGCTTAAGCTTCCGCGAAATCGAAAGAATTATCGGAGTTTCTCATGTCACCATAAGCTCATGGATCAAGAAATACAATATCATAAGACCTCCACATTCGGAATTCCATCCTGTCTATAAAATACTGAAGCAAAATGAATTAATTGAATATATTGCTAAAGAAGAGAATATCAAAAATTCCGGGATTATCATTACTCAATTTGCCGACAAGTACATGCTGATTAAGTGGGAAAGGTTTAAGAAGTAG
- a CDS encoding GNAT family N-acetyltransferase, with protein sequence MEIGISSCEHLMYVSEIQQEMYDSAQRRGTGIAKRSIEYLSKKISEGNAVVATENGEWVGFCYIETWSHGKFVANSGLIVSPKFRNGGVATQIKHKVFQLSREKYPEAKVFGLTTGLAVMKINSDLGYKPVIYSELTQDEEFWNGCKNCVNYEILMKKERKNCLCTAMLFVPENMKKDEAVNNQPDNNKINSVVNTQPEIKYNNEQESHLSV encoded by the coding sequence ATGGAAATAGGAATTTCCTCATGCGAACATCTAATGTATGTGAGTGAAATACAGCAGGAAATGTATGATTCTGCACAGCGTAGAGGAACGGGAATCGCAAAACGTTCCATAGAATATTTGAGTAAGAAGATTTCAGAAGGCAATGCTGTGGTAGCTACTGAAAACGGTGAGTGGGTAGGTTTCTGTTATATAGAGACCTGGTCGCATGGGAAGTTTGTGGCTAATTCGGGATTGATTGTGTCCCCCAAATTCAGAAATGGTGGAGTGGCTACTCAAATTAAGCATAAGGTTTTCCAGTTATCTAGAGAAAAATATCCGGAAGCAAAAGTATTCGGTTTAACAACAGGTCTTGCGGTAATGAAAATCAACAGTGATTTAGGATACAAGCCGGTAATTTATTCGGAACTAACTCAGGATGAGGAATTCTGGAATGGTTGTAAGAACTGTGTGAATTATGAGATCTTAATGAAAAAGGAACGTAAAAACTGCTTATGTACAGCGATGTTGTTTGTTCCGGAAAATATGAAAAAGGATGAGGCTGTAAACAATCAGCCTGATAATAATAAAATAAACAGTGTTGTGAATACGCAACCAGAAATTAAATATAACAATGAACAAGAAAGTCATCTTAGCGTTTAG